Genomic DNA from Prunus persica cultivar Lovell chromosome G1, Prunus_persica_NCBIv2, whole genome shotgun sequence:
AATGTGTCTTTGAGAGTCTGAAGTTATTGCAAAGGTACCGAAATCACAAAATTGCAATTACGTACGTACCCTTCtatctagatacacaattcTTAAtgggtcatgctagggagaccaactttagataccaacttgtgtaccaactctctaatagaggtggagcccaccaatacaatgggtcccacactctattagagagttggtacacaagttggtatctacagttggtctccctagcattttccattCTTAATTGATTAtctgttttgatttgattataTCTATGCGCATGAGTGACTGATGCccaaaaaggcaaaagaaagaCAATTAAAGTTGAAGAAAGCTAGCAAGCACAGGAGTCAAGATATATCGTACACTTTCCTCCTCTCATAATTACAACTGTCACAAATTAATCCAAAAACTagaatacaaaaacaaaacccaatccTCTCAATCGGAAACATTTGTGTGTAACAAGAATAATACAGTTTTGCTATTTCTAATCAATCACGTTATGTCATGTACTGATAACTTCTTCATTAAACATAACGTAATTGgccaaaaataacaaaacagtgtTATCCCAATATCATATAAGTTTTTCTGCCTCTAACCCGTGGATGAGGGGCAATGCCAATGGGGCCTCACCCTCACTCAATTATTCCaatgctagctagctagccaGGCCTTGACCTTTTTGTTGCCCTCCTCCATCTCAATTCTCTAgtgctatatatatgtataatatattatatgcaTATCCCAAAACGCAAACCGCCTCATAGATACAACCTATATTCCCACCTCCCAATTACTGTTTCAAACCCAAAGCAAGCAAGGTATAGCCAGCTTAATTAATTTACATTGTCAATTTGAAGCTAGCTGGCTAACAGAAACCATGGTAGCCGTACGTGTGAAGCAAGCAGTAGCGGTACTAGTTAAAGTGGCTGCAGtgctgctcttcttcttcctaattGGCGGCTgcgccaccaccaccgccaccgcTACCTCCACCATCCGCAGTACTATTACTTACCCAGAGTTTCAGGAGTTGAACGTAAAAGAAACCATAGCGGGGACCAAAATGAATATCGGGCCACCTACGGCAGCTGCACGCAACGTCacaagcagcagcagcagcagccccACCACCACTGCCAGTACTAGCGATAGtgggggaggaggaggaggaaaatGGAAGGTGAAGGTGGTTCACAGAGACACGATATCATTACAATCTCACCGGAACGGCGGCGGCCATACCCATGCCCACGTTTTCCATGCACGCATGAAAAGGGATGCAAAGAGGGTTGCTAGCCTTGTGCGGCGCCTAAGTCATCGTataagcagcagcagcaacagcagcaccattgatgaggaggaggagaaggaggaggagaagggtTTCGGGTCGGAAGTGGTGTCGGGTATGGAGCAAGGGAGTGGAGAATACTTCGTTCGGATCGGAGTGGGGAGCCCTCCAAGAAGCCAATACATAGTGATTGACTCCGGAAGTGATATCGTTTGGGTCCAGTGTCAACCTTGTAGCCAGTGTTACCACCAGTCCGACCCGATCTTTGACCCAGCCCATTCTGCTTCTTATATGGGAGTCTCCTGCAGCTCCTCAGTCTGCGGCCACCTCCAGAACCCTGGCTGCCATGCGGGTCGATGCCGCTACGAGGCCTCCTACGGGGACGGGTCCTATACGGAGGGCACGCTTGCCCTCGAGACTCTTACGTTGGGGAGCACCCTCATCCAGAACGTGGCCATCGGCTGCGGCCATATGAATCGGGGCATGTTTGTGGGAGCCGCTGGTCTTTTGGGGCTTGGGGGTGGGCCCATGTCTTTTGTGGGTCAGCTCGCCGGCCAGACCGGCGGTGCTTTTACTTACTGCTTAGTTAGCCGGGCCCGCCGCAGTGGTACTGCTAGTGACACTGACGACGCAGCAGCAGCAAGCGAATTGGGCGGCGGAGGAGGAGGGTCTATTGAGTTCGGGCGGGAGGCGATGCCCGTGGGTGCTGCGTGGGTCCCTCTGATCCGGAACCCACGGGCCccgagtttttattttgtgggcCTTGCGGGTCTTGGGGTTGGAGGGATGCGGGTACCCATATCGGAAGACATATTCGGGCAAAGCGAAGGAGGGGTTGTGATGGACACGGGCACCGCCGTCACAAGGTTCCCGACGGTGGCTTATGAGGCGTTCCGGGACGCTTTCGTTCAGCAGACCTCCAACCTCCCTCGCCTCTCCTCGGGAGTCTCCATCTTTGACACTTGCTACGACCTCAACGGTTTCGTGTCGGTTCGGGTGCCCACCGTTTCGTTTTATTTCTCGGGTGCGGGTGGACCCATCCTCACCCTTCCGGCCAGCAATTTTCTAATTCCGGTGGATGACAAGGGCAGTTTTTGCTTTGCATTTGCTCCTTCCCCATCCGGGCTTTCCATAATAGGCAACATTCAGCAAGAGGGCATCCAGATTTCATTCGATGG
This window encodes:
- the LOC18793956 gene encoding protein ASPARTIC PROTEASE IN GUARD CELL 2, with the translated sequence MVAVRVKQAVAVLVKVAAVLLFFFLIGGCATTTATATSTIRSTITYPEFQELNVKETIAGTKMNIGPPTAAARNVTSSSSSSPTTTASTSDSGGGGGGKWKVKVVHRDTISLQSHRNGGGHTHAHVFHARMKRDAKRVASLVRRLSHRISSSSNSSTIDEEEEKEEEKGFGSEVVSGMEQGSGEYFVRIGVGSPPRSQYIVIDSGSDIVWVQCQPCSQCYHQSDPIFDPAHSASYMGVSCSSSVCGHLQNPGCHAGRCRYEASYGDGSYTEGTLALETLTLGSTLIQNVAIGCGHMNRGMFVGAAGLLGLGGGPMSFVGQLAGQTGGAFTYCLVSRARRSGTASDTDDAAAASELGGGGGGSIEFGREAMPVGAAWVPLIRNPRAPSFYFVGLAGLGVGGMRVPISEDIFGQSEGGVVMDTGTAVTRFPTVAYEAFRDAFVQQTSNLPRLSSGVSIFDTCYDLNGFVSVRVPTVSFYFSGAGGPILTLPASNFLIPVDDKGSFCFAFAPSPSGLSIIGNIQQEGIQISFDGANGFVGFGPNVC